From a single Osmerus mordax isolate fOsmMor3 chromosome 14, fOsmMor3.pri, whole genome shotgun sequence genomic region:
- the hmgb2a gene encoding high mobility group protein B2a, protein MPGKDPNKPRGKTSSYAFFVQTCREEHKKKHPGTSVNFSEFSKKCSERWKTMSAKEKVKFEDLAKGDKVRFDREMKGYVPPKGTKVGKRKKDPNAPKRPPSAFFVFCSDHRARIKGEHPGISIGDIAKKLGELWSKQTPKDKVPYEAKAGKLKEKYEKDVAAYRAKSGAGGGKSDAGKKSGPGRPTKKVEPMDDDDDDDDEEEDDDDDDDDDEDDD, encoded by the exons ATGCCGGGTAAAGATCCTAACAAGCCCAGAGGAAAGACCTCCTCTTATGCCTTCTTCGTGCAGACATGCCGCGAGGAGCACAAGAAAAAGCACCCGGGAACTTCCGTGAACTTCTCAGAGTTCTCCAAGAAGTGCAGCGAGAGATGGAAG ACCATGTCAGCCAAGGAGAAGGTGAAGTTTGAGGACTTGGCCAAGGGTGACAAAGTCCGTTTCGACAGGGAGATGAAGGGCTATGTGCCTCCTAAAGGAACCAAAGTAGGCAAAAGAAAGAAGGACCCCAACGCCCCCAAGAGGCCACC ATCTGCCTTCTTCGTGTTCTGCTCTGACCACCGTGCCAGGATCAAGGGTGAGCACCCCGGCATTTCTATAGGAGACATCGCAAAGAAGCTGGGTGAGCTGTGGTCCAAACAGACACCCAAGGACAAGGTGCCCTACGAGGCCAAGGCTGGCAAGCTGAAGGAGAAATATGAGAAG GATGTGGCGGCGTACCGTGCGAAGAGTGGTGCCGGCGGCGGCAAGAGTGACGCAGGGAAGAAGAGCGGACCCGGCCGGCCAACTAAGAAGGTGGAGCCTATggacgatgacgatgatgacgacgacgaggaggaagatgatgatgacgatgatgacgatgatgaggatgatgactaG